The Eubacteriaceae bacterium Marseille-Q4139 genome has a window encoding:
- a CDS encoding amidohydrolase encodes MEPIREAKKYFDYTVSARRRLHENPEVAGEEFETLKFICKELDSMGIEYVQIPDGGIIGQIHGGKPGKTVLLRADIDALPIPENPKNLCRDKICVSKNDGVSHACGHDAHTAMLLTEAKILNEHKDELNGSVILCFEQGEEGGGQVRNLLKYVVETAKLPVDTCFATHVKWDVKAGQISAEPGAVLSGAYGINVRLRGLTGHGSRPDLAHSVLDCFHAIYTNMNMLRMKYVSPYDVLTFSIGTVQCGTKMNIIPDELVFAGSVRTFNVEGAGAPFMKEFVEILEHETKLHHCTYEIIRMPKPLFECDNNAVCSQIAKNAVKKYLGEDALTAATPWMASESMNMYLKLWPGVITFTGIQNDELGSGANHHTAEFDLDEQGMISGVAAALGYVKDFLDYNGEIPFKKYENSLQDLVERNL; translated from the coding sequence ATGGAGCCGATCAGGGAAGCGAAAAAATATTTTGACTATACAGTCTCTGCACGCCGCCGCCTTCATGAAAATCCCGAAGTGGCGGGAGAAGAGTTTGAGACGCTGAAATTTATCTGCAAAGAGCTGGATTCCATGGGAATCGAGTATGTGCAGATCCCGGACGGCGGCATCATCGGCCAGATCCACGGAGGCAAGCCGGGAAAGACCGTGCTTCTGCGGGCTGATATTGATGCACTCCCGATTCCGGAAAATCCGAAAAACCTGTGCAGGGACAAAATCTGTGTATCCAAAAACGACGGTGTGTCCCATGCCTGCGGCCATGACGCCCATACGGCCATGCTGCTTACGGAGGCGAAAATCCTGAATGAGCATAAAGACGAGTTGAACGGCAGCGTGATTCTCTGCTTCGAGCAGGGAGAGGAAGGCGGCGGCCAGGTCAGAAACCTTTTAAAATATGTGGTGGAGACAGCGAAGCTTCCGGTGGACACCTGCTTTGCGACCCATGTGAAGTGGGATGTGAAGGCAGGGCAGATTTCCGCAGAGCCGGGGGCAGTCCTCTCCGGGGCATACGGCATCAATGTCCGCCTCAGGGGGCTGACCGGCCACGGTTCCAGGCCGGATCTGGCTCACAGCGTGCTGGACTGCTTCCATGCCATCTACACAAATATGAACATGCTGCGGATGAAGTATGTGAGCCCCTATGATGTGCTGACGTTTTCCATCGGCACCGTCCAGTGCGGGACAAAGATGAACATTATCCCGGACGAGCTAGTGTTCGCCGGGAGTGTCCGCACCTTCAATGTAGAAGGGGCCGGCGCGCCGTTTATGAAGGAGTTTGTGGAGATTTTGGAGCATGAGACGAAGCTTCACCACTGTACTTACGAGATCATCCGCATGCCGAAGCCGCTGTTTGAATGCGACAACAATGCCGTGTGCAGCCAGATCGCCAAAAATGCGGTGAAGAAGTACCTTGGCGAGGATGCGCTGACGGCAGCGACGCCGTGGATGGCTTCCGAGAGCATGAACATGTACTTAAAGCTCTGGCCCGGCGTCATCACCTTTACCGGAATCCAGAATGACGAGCTCGGTTCCGGCGCGAACCACCATACGGCTGAGTTTGACTTGGACGAGCAGGGCATGATTTCCGGCGTGGCCGCGGCACTTGGCTATGTGAAAGATTTTTTGGATTATAACGGGGAAATTCCTTTTAAGAAGTATGAGAACTCTTTGCAGGATCTTGTGGAGAGGAATCTGTAA
- a CDS encoding TetR/AcrR family transcriptional regulator: MKGKGLTMEVIVGAASELVEEKGYNNFSVRELAQRLHVKAASLYNHVSSVADINRAVGVHASNKLNDALEKACAGKTRDEALLSLAHEYRRFVKENYELYRAIIGLPAIDQDESLIQVGRDSLAVIAKVVRRYEIPGEASVHFSRCFRAALHGYATFEMAGYFTGSKLRADDSFDFMVKGYVDWANALAETDSGEEKH, encoded by the coding sequence ATGAAGGGGAAAGGACTGACAATGGAAGTGATCGTCGGCGCAGCGTCGGAGCTGGTCGAGGAGAAGGGGTACAACAATTTTTCCGTGAGGGAACTGGCGCAGCGCCTCCATGTGAAGGCGGCGTCGCTCTATAACCATGTGAGCAGCGTAGCGGATATCAACAGGGCTGTGGGCGTCCATGCATCTAACAAGCTAAACGATGCCCTGGAAAAGGCGTGTGCCGGAAAGACGCGGGACGAGGCGCTCCTTTCCCTGGCTCACGAATACCGTCGCTTTGTAAAGGAAAACTATGAGCTCTACCGGGCCATTATCGGGCTTCCGGCCATCGACCAGGATGAGAGTTTGATCCAGGTGGGCCGCGACAGCCTGGCAGTAATCGCAAAGGTGGTAAGGCGGTACGAGATTCCGGGAGAGGCATCGGTACATTTTTCCAGGTGCTTCCGGGCGGCGCTCCATGGGTATGCGACTTTTGAGATGGCCGGCTATTTTACCGGCAGCAAGCTTCGCGCCGATGACAGCTTTGATTTTATGGTAAAGGGCTATGTGGACTGGGCAAATGCACTTGCAGAGACGGACAGCGGGGAGGAAAAACATTGA
- a CDS encoding site-specific integrase, with product MAKKKKNIPQYGTVTRKGVLYYRTRILDADGKQVSLYGTTCEELYDKEQEARRQVAEIIFHREHPTVAEYCEKWLLMQSAKVSPATLKGYASNMKNYIIKPLGDMYMEEVTADDIRLALIPLSNKSESLHNTVNMLLKCIFYSAERSQLLEYNPCEGISAKGGKPTQKKDSLTDQQVEVLLETVKGLPPYLFTMIGLYAGLRREEALALQWDCVFLDAPTPYISVRRAWRSEHNRPVISTTLKTKAARRDIPIPKCLVNCLREAKAASKSEYVIADSEGQPLSYSQFKRVWQYIVVRSTKERTYYKYVNGQSIKYTVQPSLGGHQKNNPNIVYSLDFDVTPHLLRHTYITNLLYAGVDPKTVQYLAGHENSKTTMDIYARVKYNKPEQLFDVVNSAFHQAVPS from the coding sequence ATGGCAAAGAAGAAAAAAAACATACCTCAATATGGAACCGTCACACGAAAGGGTGTCCTGTATTACAGAACCCGGATTCTGGACGCAGACGGCAAGCAGGTGAGCTTGTATGGGACTACCTGCGAGGAACTGTACGATAAAGAGCAGGAGGCGAGACGCCAGGTAGCGGAGATCATCTTCCACCGGGAGCATCCTACTGTGGCCGAGTATTGTGAGAAGTGGCTGTTGATGCAATCCGCAAAAGTGTCGCCGGCTACACTGAAGGGCTACGCCTCCAATATGAAGAACTACATTATCAAGCCTTTGGGAGATATGTATATGGAGGAAGTAACAGCGGATGATATTCGTCTGGCGCTGATCCCATTGTCCAATAAGTCCGAGAGCCTGCACAATACGGTGAATATGCTCCTCAAGTGCATTTTTTACTCGGCAGAGCGGAGCCAGTTGCTGGAATACAATCCGTGTGAGGGGATTTCGGCAAAAGGAGGGAAACCGACCCAAAAGAAAGATTCGCTGACAGACCAGCAGGTGGAAGTGCTGCTGGAAACCGTCAAAGGACTTCCGCCGTATCTGTTTACCATGATCGGCTTATATGCCGGTCTGCGCCGAGAAGAAGCTCTCGCCTTGCAATGGGATTGTGTGTTCCTCGATGCACCCACTCCATATATCTCTGTGCGGCGCGCATGGCGATCAGAGCATAACAGACCGGTTATCTCTACAACGCTTAAGACGAAAGCAGCAAGAAGGGATATTCCCATTCCCAAATGCCTTGTGAATTGTCTGCGGGAAGCCAAGGCTGCCTCCAAATCGGAATATGTGATTGCCGATAGTGAGGGACAGCCCTTGTCATATTCGCAGTTCAAACGTGTCTGGCAGTACATCGTTGTTCGGTCTACCAAGGAGCGTACCTATTATAAGTATGTGAACGGACAGAGCATCAAGTACACTGTTCAGCCGAGTCTGGGAGGACATCAGAAAAACAATCCCAACATTGTGTATAGCCTGGACTTCGATGTGACACCGCACCTGCTGCGGCATACCTACATCACCAATCTTCTGTATGCAGGTGTTGACCCCAAGACGGTCCAGTACCTTGCCGGACATGAGAACAGCAAGACAACTATGGACATCTATGCAAGAGTAAAGTATAATAAACCAGAACAGCTATTCGATGTAGTAAATTCTGCATTTCATCAAGCTGTCCCCTCGTAA
- a CDS encoding ABC transporter ATP-binding protein: protein MKRKGTMIRILGYLMRHKKQLFFVLFLSFLSNVLALAGPRLSGNAINLISEGAEGNMNMPLIFRYCVLMLFFYAASSLMSYVVNVSMITLSRKIVYTLRRDVFNHLAVLPVSYFDNNTTGDILSRISYDIDTINASLSNDVVQVLSSTVTIVGSLIMMIRISPKLVLIFAVTIPLALVLATYLTRMVQPMFRARSRAAGELNGYVEEMISGQKTLRAYTQEERVIGEMAVQNKKLVDCYYETDYYATIIGPGTNAINNLALALISIFGAILYLRRQIDIGGISSFVLYSRKFTGPIRELAEIYGELQSSLAAAERVFRILDEAPEPADLPQARDLERVDGNVSLSHVNFGYEKDRVILKDFSMEAPKGSLIAIVGPTGAGKTTFINLLMRFYDIDSGTIRVDGKNVTDITRKSLRLAYSMVLQDTWLFYGTIYENIAYGRPEATREEVIAAAKAAHIHTYIESLPQGYDTLLIDDGTNISKGQKQLLTIARALLMHSPMLILDEATSNVDTRTEHQIQAAMRSLMADKTCFVVAHRLSTIRNADCILVVRDGNVVERGNHEELMKQKGFYYEMHQAQYR, encoded by the coding sequence ATGAAACGGAAAGGAACCATGATCCGGATTCTCGGCTATCTGATGCGCCACAAAAAGCAGCTTTTCTTCGTGCTGTTTTTGTCCTTCTTATCGAACGTGCTGGCTTTGGCCGGCCCGAGGCTTTCCGGCAACGCCATCAACCTCATAAGCGAAGGCGCCGAAGGCAATATGAACATGCCGTTAATCTTCCGCTACTGCGTGCTGATGCTGTTCTTTTATGCGGCCAGTTCGTTAATGAGCTACGTCGTCAACGTGTCCATGATTACGCTGTCGCGGAAAATCGTCTATACACTGCGAAGAGACGTGTTCAACCATCTTGCCGTGCTGCCGGTCAGCTACTTTGACAACAATACGACCGGAGATATTCTGAGCAGGATCTCCTACGACATCGACACCATCAACGCCTCTTTATCCAACGACGTGGTGCAGGTGCTCTCCAGTACCGTCACCATCGTCGGCTCCTTAATCATGATGATCCGCATCAGTCCCAAGCTGGTTCTGATTTTCGCTGTCACGATCCCGTTAGCCCTCGTGCTGGCCACGTACCTGACGCGGATGGTGCAGCCCATGTTCCGCGCAAGGTCAAGGGCCGCCGGGGAGCTGAACGGCTACGTGGAGGAGATGATTTCCGGCCAGAAAACCCTCCGCGCCTACACCCAGGAGGAGCGGGTCATCGGTGAAATGGCCGTCCAGAACAAAAAGCTTGTGGACTGCTATTATGAGACGGATTACTATGCCACCATCATCGGCCCCGGAACCAACGCCATCAACAACCTGGCGCTGGCTTTGATCTCCATCTTCGGCGCGATCCTGTATCTGCGGCGGCAAATCGACATCGGCGGGATTTCGTCCTTCGTCCTCTATTCCAGGAAGTTCACCGGTCCCATCCGGGAGCTGGCAGAAATCTACGGGGAGCTCCAGTCCTCCCTGGCTGCGGCCGAGCGCGTCTTCCGCATTTTAGACGAGGCGCCGGAACCGGCCGATCTGCCCCAGGCCAGAGATCTGGAGCGGGTGGACGGAAACGTCAGCCTCTCTCACGTGAACTTCGGATATGAGAAAGACCGTGTCATTTTAAAAGACTTCAGCATGGAAGCGCCCAAAGGCAGCTTAATCGCCATCGTCGGCCCCACCGGCGCCGGGAAGACCACCTTCATCAACCTTCTGATGCGGTTTTACGACATTGACAGCGGGACAATCCGCGTGGACGGGAAAAATGTCACGGATATCACACGAAAAAGCCTGCGGCTGGCTTACTCCATGGTGCTCCAGGATACCTGGCTGTTCTACGGGACGATCTATGAAAACATCGCCTACGGCCGCCCGGAAGCCACCCGCGAGGAAGTCATCGCAGCCGCAAAGGCCGCCCATATCCACACCTATATTGAAAGCCTGCCCCAGGGCTATGACACGCTGTTAATCGACGACGGCACCAACATTTCCAAGGGCCAGAAGCAGCTTCTCACCATCGCAAGGGCGCTGCTCATGCACTCGCCGATGCTGATTTTAGACGAGGCCACTTCCAACGTGGACACCAGGACGGAACATCAGATCCAGGCTGCCATGCGGAGCCTCATGGCTGACAAAACCTGCTTCGTCGTGGCTCACCGGCTTTCCACCATCCGGAACGCCGACTGCATCCTGGTGGTGCGGGACGGAAACGTGGTGGAGCGCGGAAATCATGAGGAGCTGATGAAACAGAAGGGATTTTATTACGAAATGCACCAGGCACAGTACCGTTAG
- a CDS encoding tyrosine--tRNA ligase, giving the protein MGVYEELQARGLIAQVTNEEEIRKMVNEGKAVFYIGFDPTADSLHVGHFMALCLMKRLQMAGNKPIALIGGGTGMVGDPSGRSDMRQMMTVETIQHNCDCFKKQMSRFIDFSEGKALMVNNAEWLLDLNYVEFLREIGPHFSVNRMLAAECYKQRMEKGLSFLEFNYMLMQSYDFYELFQRYGCNMQFGGDDQWSNMLGGTELIRRKLGKDAHAMTITLLLNSEGKKMGKTQSGAVWLDPNKTSPFEFYQYWRNVDDADVIKCMRLLTFLPLEQIDEMAKWEGSQLNQAKEILAYELTNLVHGEEEAKKAQESARALFAGGNAAEMPEAVLSDDDFTDGSIDILSILQKSGLSASRSEARRNVEQGGVSVDGEPVKDIKAAYTKEQLSDGGIVVKRGKKNFRRVSVK; this is encoded by the coding sequence ATGGGAGTTTATGAGGAACTTCAGGCCAGAGGGCTCATCGCCCAGGTCACAAACGAAGAAGAAATCAGAAAAATGGTAAATGAGGGGAAAGCTGTCTTCTACATCGGCTTTGACCCGACGGCAGACAGCCTTCACGTAGGGCATTTCATGGCACTCTGCCTGATGAAGCGCCTTCAGATGGCAGGCAACAAGCCCATCGCTTTAATCGGCGGCGGCACCGGCATGGTTGGAGACCCGTCCGGAAGAAGCGACATGCGCCAGATGATGACCGTGGAGACCATCCAGCATAACTGCGACTGCTTCAAAAAGCAGATGAGCCGGTTCATCGACTTCTCCGAGGGAAAAGCCCTGATGGTAAACAATGCCGAGTGGCTCTTAGACCTCAATTATGTGGAATTTCTGCGTGAGATCGGCCCCCACTTCTCCGTAAACAGGATGCTGGCAGCCGAGTGCTATAAGCAGAGAATGGAAAAAGGCTTAAGCTTTTTGGAGTTCAACTACATGCTGATGCAGAGCTATGACTTCTATGAGCTGTTCCAGAGATACGGCTGCAACATGCAGTTCGGCGGCGACGACCAGTGGAGCAACATGCTCGGCGGCACGGAGTTAATCCGCAGAAAGCTTGGGAAAGATGCCCATGCCATGACGATCACCCTGCTTTTAAATTCCGAGGGAAAGAAGATGGGAAAAACCCAGTCCGGCGCCGTATGGCTGGATCCCAACAAGACGAGCCCCTTCGAGTTCTACCAGTACTGGAGAAACGTGGACGATGCCGATGTCATCAAGTGCATGCGTCTTCTCACGTTCCTGCCGCTTGAGCAGATCGACGAAATGGCGAAGTGGGAAGGCAGCCAGTTAAACCAGGCCAAGGAGATCCTGGCATACGAGCTGACAAACCTGGTTCACGGCGAGGAAGAGGCGAAGAAGGCCCAGGAGAGCGCAAGGGCGCTGTTTGCCGGCGGAAACGCGGCAGAAATGCCGGAAGCCGTCCTTTCGGATGACGATTTTACGGACGGTTCCATTGACATTTTATCCATCCTTCAGAAATCAGGCCTTTCCGCATCCCGCTCCGAGGCGAGAAGAAACGTGGAACAGGGCGGTGTTTCCGTGGACGGCGAGCCGGTGAAGGACATCAAGGCCGCCTACACGAAAGAGCAGCTTTCGGACGGCGGAATCGTCGTAAAGCGCGGCAAGAAGAACTTCCGCCGTGTTTCCGTAAAGTAA
- a CDS encoding winged helix-turn-helix transcriptional regulator, translated as METSISINRNIRRLYRLSQKYAMAQMRHPELTPAELKLLRHIGFHGEVSQRHLAEDLSVDKAMISRILQKLERMGYLIRKEDENDARQKNVIALPAAKEIHDMSRELSESFFDRLTADIPADELALFDRLLAQMVEKARELKKGQEEGQA; from the coding sequence ATGGAAACTTCCATATCCATCAACCGCAACATCCGGCGCCTCTACCGCCTTTCGCAGAAATACGCCATGGCCCAGATGCGCCATCCGGAGCTGACGCCGGCCGAGTTAAAACTCTTACGGCATATTGGCTTTCACGGCGAAGTGAGCCAGCGCCATCTCGCCGAGGACTTAAGCGTCGACAAGGCCATGATCTCCAGAATCCTTCAGAAGCTGGAGCGGATGGGCTACTTAATCCGGAAAGAGGATGAAAACGACGCCCGCCAGAAAAATGTCATTGCGCTTCCTGCCGCGAAGGAAATCCATGACATGAGCCGTGAACTTTCCGAAAGCTTCTTTGACCGGCTGACGGCCGACATTCCCGCCGATGAACTTGCGCTTTTCGACCGCCTTCTTGCTCAGATGGTGGAAAAAGCCAGGGAACTGAAAAAAGGACAGGAGGAAGGCCAGGCATGA
- a CDS encoding MATE family efflux transporter — translation MKQGLNEREKRIFREMPELQAVLTLAVPTVLSQIISVIYNLADTYYIGQTKNPDMVAAASICMTLMLLMTGMANLFGIGGSSLIARCLGEQKFEKARHVSAFSVWAGFLFAAFYSVILLLFHPFILRLLGAGDGTFSYCRSYMFWTCVIGGIPTVMNPLLAHLVRSEGASKEASIGVSLGGVINMILDPVFMFVLLPDGYEVMGAAMATMVSNCIAAIYFIVYILRHRASSVLTLSPREFSVQESIPADVVSIGLPSFLMTALSSASNAVVNNLISEASSAAVAGMGIAKKINMLSFRVSTGVTQGALPLIAYNHSAGNYTRMKRSIAGAAKITVGFAAFCMCVSMLFGGGLVKLFIDDAATVEFGQNFIHIISLAMPLAAATMTMMMFFQASAKKAQATALSMMRKGILDIPLMFLFNSVWPVYGVACATPVAEIIGCAVALVLVWRYMRTLKGE, via the coding sequence TTGAAGCAGGGACTTAATGAGAGGGAAAAACGGATATTCCGGGAAATGCCGGAGCTTCAGGCCGTCCTGACCCTGGCCGTACCGACGGTCCTAAGCCAGATTATTTCCGTTATTTACAACCTGGCGGACACCTACTACATTGGCCAGACAAAGAATCCGGACATGGTAGCGGCCGCTTCCATCTGCATGACGCTCATGCTGCTTATGACCGGCATGGCGAACCTGTTCGGCATCGGCGGCTCCAGCCTGATTGCCAGGTGCCTCGGGGAGCAAAAATTTGAGAAGGCGCGGCATGTCAGTGCTTTTTCCGTCTGGGCCGGATTCCTGTTTGCCGCTTTCTATTCGGTGATTCTTCTTCTGTTCCATCCATTTATCCTGCGTCTTCTCGGCGCCGGGGACGGGACATTTTCCTACTGCCGTTCCTACATGTTCTGGACATGCGTCATCGGCGGCATTCCCACGGTCATGAACCCGCTTTTAGCCCACCTGGTGCGGTCGGAGGGCGCCTCAAAGGAGGCCAGCATCGGCGTGTCCCTGGGCGGCGTCATAAACATGATCCTGGATCCGGTTTTCATGTTCGTGCTTCTGCCGGACGGGTACGAGGTCATGGGTGCGGCCATGGCAACCATGGTTTCCAACTGCATCGCTGCGATCTATTTTATCGTCTATATCCTTCGGCACAGGGCAAGTTCCGTCCTGACATTAAGCCCGAGGGAATTTTCCGTGCAGGAAAGCATCCCTGCGGATGTTGTGAGCATTGGGCTTCCGTCGTTTCTCATGACAGCCCTTTCCAGTGCATCCAATGCAGTCGTCAACAACCTGATTTCCGAGGCCAGCTCGGCGGCCGTGGCCGGCATGGGCATTGCAAAGAAAATCAACATGCTGTCATTCCGCGTTTCCACCGGCGTGACCCAGGGAGCCCTGCCGCTCATTGCCTACAACCATTCGGCAGGGAATTATACACGCATGAAGCGCTCCATCGCCGGGGCGGCCAAAATCACCGTCGGCTTTGCCGCGTTCTGCATGTGCGTTTCCATGCTCTTCGGCGGCGGGCTCGTGAAGCTGTTCATCGACGATGCGGCCACGGTGGAATTCGGGCAGAATTTCATCCATATTATCAGCCTTGCCATGCCGTTGGCGGCAGCCACCATGACGATGATGATGTTTTTCCAGGCCAGCGCCAAAAAGGCCCAGGCCACAGCCCTGTCCATGATGCGGAAAGGGATTCTCGACATCCCGCTCATGTTTCTGTTTAACAGCGTCTGGCCAGTCTACGGTGTTGCATGTGCGACGCCGGTGGCGGAAATCATAGGATGTGCGGTGGCGCTTGTTCTGGTGTGGCGGTATATGAGGACGCTGAAGGGGGAGTAG
- a CDS encoding tyrosine-type recombinase/integrase: MAKRKRAIPQYGTVVLNGIEYYRTRVEDSDGNRVALYAKTPEKLYDKELEALEQIDSTTFRRRSPTVAEYCEKWLLMQSVHVRATTLTDYTSKVRRHIIGGLGDKRMADVSLDDIQLALVPVSKKSASVYKSVVILCKSIFRAAKESHVIDEDPTIYLDAKGGVPQEERQALTDEQVERLLDTIRDLPPYVFVMIGLYAGLRREEILALQWDSVYLDAEAPYLTVRRAWHTEHNRPVILTELKTKAAQRNIPLPVCLVECLKDAKKKSTSDYVIANRDGDPLSYTQFKRLWQYIVTRTAKPRMARKLVDGKYVKYMLYPKLGEKARNNGHVVYSLDFEVTPHQLRHTYITNLIHSSVDPKTVQYLAGHESSKITMDIYAKVKYNRPDDLVKAMGCAFDLWDAV; the protein is encoded by the coding sequence TTGGCAAAAAGAAAAAGGGCAATTCCTCAATATGGTACGGTCGTGCTTAACGGCATTGAATATTATAGAACCAGAGTCGAAGATTCGGATGGAAACAGAGTGGCGCTTTATGCAAAGACGCCCGAAAAGCTTTATGACAAGGAACTGGAGGCGTTAGAGCAGATTGACAGTACTACGTTTCGTCGAAGATCGCCTACGGTTGCTGAGTACTGTGAGAAGTGGCTGCTGATGCAGTCCGTCCATGTTCGGGCCACCACCTTGACAGATTATACCTCTAAGGTGCGGCGGCACATTATTGGAGGGCTGGGAGACAAGAGAATGGCTGATGTATCCCTGGATGACATCCAACTTGCCCTCGTACCTGTTTCCAAGAAGTCGGCTTCGGTTTATAAGTCTGTGGTGATTCTCTGCAAGTCCATTTTCCGGGCGGCCAAGGAGAGCCATGTGATTGACGAGGACCCGACCATATACCTGGATGCAAAGGGAGGAGTTCCCCAGGAAGAAAGACAGGCATTGACGGATGAACAGGTTGAGCGGCTTTTGGACACGATCCGGGATTTGCCGCCCTATGTATTTGTGATGATCGGTTTATATGCCGGTCTGCGCCGGGAAGAAATCCTGGCGCTGCAATGGGATTCTGTGTATCTGGATGCAGAGGCTCCGTACTTAACGGTACGGCGGGCATGGCACACAGAACATAACAGGCCGGTCATTCTTACCGAGCTAAAGACCAAAGCGGCACAAAGAAACATTCCTCTCCCGGTCTGTCTGGTTGAATGTCTGAAAGATGCAAAGAAAAAATCCACTTCGGATTATGTGATTGCCAATCGGGACGGTGATCCGCTATCCTATACACAGTTTAAGCGGCTGTGGCAGTATATTGTGACGCGGACTGCAAAGCCGAGAATGGCCAGAAAACTTGTGGACGGAAAGTATGTAAAATATATGCTTTACCCGAAACTTGGAGAAAAAGCCAGGAATAACGGCCATGTGGTATATAGCCTGGATTTTGAAGTGACACCGCATCAGCTGCGGCACACCTACATCACCAATCTGATTCATTCTTCGGTGGACCCCAAAACGGTACAATATTTGGCGGGCCATGAAAGCAGCAAAATCACGATGGACATTTACGCAAAGGTCAAATACAACAGGCCGGATGATCTTGTCAAAGCAATGGGCTGTGCCTTTGACTTATGGGACGCTGTGTAA
- a CDS encoding ABC transporter ATP-binding protein, which translates to MKHFLQYVKPHIPTMVFGFLIKFSGTIVDLLIPYILSYIIDEVTPKNDIFLVVKWGLAMILCAALVLIFNVWANRVAAAVSRDTIEALRYDLFHKISYLSSSQVDSFTIPSLVTRMTTDTYNLHRMLNMIQRMGVRAPILLIGGIVVTMVIDPVLSGILCMLIPFMTVVVVYVSKKSVPMFTKAQLSADNMIRVVRENATGIRVIKALSRTDHEIHRFETVNSQLNADETKANTTMAVTSPIINLLLNTGLVLVVAVGAFRVASGHMKPGAIVAFLTYFTIILNAVMSVSRLITMYSKAVASAGRIEEVLTTPADMAIQAETAEEKAAETAGGEVPHVEFDHVSFSYNKRVKNLSDISFSLKPGQSLGIIGPTGAGKSTLAQLLLRLYDIDEGQIRINGRDIRSFPLKELREKFGVVFQNDVLFKETLLQNIDMGRSLKTENIDEAVRIAQAADFIAEAGGYGLPVAAKGANLSGGQKQRVLIARALAGHPEFLILDDSSSALDYKTDARFRNDLAETFSGTTTIIIAQRISSIMHCDKILVLEDGMPLGLGTHEELMKTCEAYREISEIQMGGDAA; encoded by the coding sequence ATGAAACACTTTCTTCAATATGTAAAACCGCATATCCCGACCATGGTTTTCGGTTTCCTCATCAAATTTTCCGGTACCATCGTCGACCTCCTGATCCCGTACATCCTTTCCTACATCATCGACGAGGTGACGCCGAAAAATGACATCTTCCTCGTGGTGAAATGGGGGCTTGCGATGATCCTCTGCGCCGCCCTGGTACTGATTTTCAATGTGTGGGCCAACCGCGTGGCCGCCGCTGTTTCCCGCGACACCATCGAAGCCCTTCGCTATGACCTGTTCCATAAGATTTCCTATCTCTCCAGCTCCCAGGTGGATTCCTTTACGATCCCGTCCCTGGTGACGCGCATGACGACAGACACCTACAACCTCCACCGGATGCTCAACATGATTCAGCGCATGGGCGTCCGCGCCCCGATCCTTTTAATTGGCGGCATCGTCGTCACCATGGTCATCGACCCTGTCCTTTCCGGGATTCTCTGCATGCTGATCCCGTTTATGACGGTGGTTGTCGTCTATGTCAGCAAAAAAAGCGTGCCCATGTTTACGAAGGCGCAGCTTTCTGCTGACAACATGATCCGTGTCGTCCGCGAAAATGCCACCGGCATCCGGGTCATCAAGGCCTTAAGCCGCACCGACCATGAAATTCACCGTTTCGAGACGGTCAATTCCCAGCTAAACGCCGACGAGACGAAGGCCAACACGACTATGGCGGTCACGAGCCCCATCATCAACCTGCTTTTAAACACAGGCCTCGTCCTGGTTGTGGCCGTCGGCGCCTTCCGAGTGGCCTCCGGGCACATGAAGCCGGGTGCCATCGTGGCTTTCCTTACGTATTTTACCATCATTTTAAACGCCGTCATGTCGGTCTCCCGCCTGATTACCATGTATTCCAAGGCGGTTGCCAGCGCCGGCCGCATCGAGGAAGTTTTGACGACGCCGGCAGACATGGCGATTCAGGCAGAGACAGCCGAAGAAAAAGCGGCCGAAACAGCCGGCGGCGAAGTCCCCCATGTGGAATTCGACCATGTGAGCTTTTCTTATAATAAACGGGTGAAAAACCTGAGTGACATCAGCTTTTCTTTAAAGCCCGGCCAGTCTCTCGGTATCATCGGGCCCACCGGCGCCGGGAAAAGCACCCTGGCACAGCTTCTTCTCAGGCTCTACGACATCGACGAAGGCCAGATCCGCATAAACGGCAGGGACATCCGTTCCTTCCCGCTAAAGGAGCTGCGGGAAAAATTCGGCGTCGTCTTCCAGAACGATGTTTTGTTTAAGGAAACCCTGCTCCAGAACATTGACATGGGACGGAGCCTGAAAACTGAAAACATCGACGAGGCCGTCCGCATTGCCCAGGCCGCCGATTTCATCGCGGAAGCCGGCGGATACGGCCTTCCCGTCGCGGCAAAGGGCGCCAACCTAAGCGGCGGCCAGAAGCAGAGAGTCCTCATTGCCAGGGCCCTGGCCGGGCACCCGGAATTCCTGATTCTCGATGACTCCTCCAGTGCCCTGGACTATAAGACCGACGCCAGGTTCCGAAACGACCTGGCAGAGACCTTTTCCGGCACTACCACAATCATCATTGCCCAACGAATCAGCTCCATCATGCACTGTGACAAAATCCTCGTGCTGGAGGACGGCATGCCTTTGGGGCTCGGCACTCACGAGGAGCTCATGAAAACCTGCGAGGCTTACAGAGAAATCAGCGAAATCCAGATGGGAGGTGATGCGGCATGA